The sequence below is a genomic window from Tenacibaculum tangerinum.
CTTTTTATAATATTAATGATTATGAAAAGCTTCGTGAAATCTTCGGACGTTTGTTAAAAGAAACACAAAGAATCAAATCTGAAGGAGACTTTGAAGCAGCAAAAGCCTTGGTAGAAGGATATGGAGTAAAAGTAGACCAAGACATTCACAAAGAAGTTTTAGACCGTAATGCACAGTTTACAGCTGCTCCTTATAGCGGATTTGTTAACCCAGTGTTAGAACCTGTAACTGATGCTGATGGAAATATTACAGATATTAAAATAACACAACCAGAAACTTTTGAAGAGCAAATGAACTTCTATGCTAAAAACTATAGTTTCTTACCAATTAAAAACTAAGAAATTCAGTTTTTACCATAATTAAAAATACAAAACCGATTCTATCTCAGAATCGGTTTTTTCTATAAAAAAAATACCTTGTTTACACCTTTTTTTGTTTGAAATTACTGTAAAAGAATAAAGGAACGTTTTATTACGGTCATTTCAAATTATAAATGGTATTTGTAGTTACTTTGTCAATAATTTTGATAAAAACAGTAAGGCTATGACTACTACAATTCCTATAGCAACATAAATAGCTGCATTTTGATAATACTTTTTATTGTTCTTAGCATCTTTTTTATAACTAAAAATCATTAATATAGTAAAAGCAATCACAAAAAAACTCGCAAAAATGATTCTTCCCGTAGTAAACATTTTAGCAGCAATAAGTATGAACATAAAATTGTATTTTTAGCAAAGTTAAAGAATGATTTTAGAATGGAAAGAGCTAAAACAGCAATTATTTTTGGCGCCACTTCAGGCATCGGAAAAAGCTTAGCCGAAACACTCGTAAAAGATAATTATATCGTAGGAGTTACGGGTAGAAGATTAGAAAAATTACAAGCGCTACAAAACGATTATCCAAATCAAATTATAGTCAAACAGAACGATATACAACAAGTAGAAGAAGTTGAAAAAGTTTTTAATGAATTGGTTAATGAATTAGGAGATGTTGACATAGTAATTCAGTCATCAGGAGTTGGTTTTGTGAATACAGAACTAGATTGGAACAAGGAAAATGAAACGGTACAAACCAATGTTGTTGGGGTAACCAAACTCTATGATTTGGCCTATAACTTATTTGAAAAACAACAATTCGGACATTTAGTAGGAATTTCATCAATAGCCTCTTTTAGAGGAAGTAAAGACGCACCCGCTTACTTTGCATCAAAAGCCTTTCAAAAATCATATTTAGAAGGATTATATATCAAAACAAAAACGGTACCTTCAAAAAAAGTATTCGTCACAGATATCCGCCCTGGGTTTGTTGATACCGCGATGGCATTAGGCGATGGCATTTTTTGGATGGTTTCTTTAGAAAAAGCGACTCGACAAATATATGCGGCGATCAAACGTAAAAAACGAGTTGCCTATATCTCAAAACGATGGAGGCTTATTGCTTGGGTGCTAAAAGTGGTATCTACTAAAATTTTAAAAATGGCAACCTGATGAAAAAAGAAAACCTAATCGTGTTTGATATTGATGATACCTTAACTAAAAGTGAACACCAACATCAAAAAGCTTATGTACAGGCAATGAAGAGTTTTGGTATAACCAAGATTAATCAAGACTGGAAAAGCTACAAGAATATGACCGACAGTTATATTTTGAAAAAAAATTACGAAACCAATTTTAAAAAGAAATTTAGTTTTTCTTTCATTCCAGCATTTGAAGAAAAAATGACAACTTTTTTAAGAGAAATGCCAAAAACAAAAGAAATAAATGGAGCGAGAAATAGTGTTGATTTTTTTATGAAAGAGACCGATTATGCTATTTGTTTTGCAACAGGT
It includes:
- a CDS encoding SDR family NAD(P)-dependent oxidoreductase, coding for MERAKTAIIFGATSGIGKSLAETLVKDNYIVGVTGRRLEKLQALQNDYPNQIIVKQNDIQQVEEVEKVFNELVNELGDVDIVIQSSGVGFVNTELDWNKENETVQTNVVGVTKLYDLAYNLFEKQQFGHLVGISSIASFRGSKDAPAYFASKAFQKSYLEGLYIKTKTVPSKKVFVTDIRPGFVDTAMALGDGIFWMVSLEKATRQIYAAIKRKKRVAYISKRWRLIAWVLKVVSTKILKMAT
- a CDS encoding HAD family hydrolase, whose product is MKKENLIVFDIDDTLTKSEHQHQKAYVQAMKSFGITKINQDWKSYKNMTDSYILKKNYETNFKKKFSFSFIPAFEEKMTTFLREMPKTKEINGARNSVDFFMKETDYAICFATGSLLQPALLKLEQAGINFVPNLVETSNNLFTREEIVHAAIQKAKSYFQVKEFKNIISVGDGIWDARTAKNLGVHFLGIGNKNVSDFKEEGIQSHIEDWTKFNFEKVKKELEIT